From the genome of Vicia villosa cultivar HV-30 ecotype Madison, WI linkage group LG2, Vvil1.0, whole genome shotgun sequence, one region includes:
- the LOC131650783 gene encoding pentatricopeptide repeat-containing protein At1g63080, mitochondrial-like translates to MCDRGQLPNIITYSSILDALCKNHQVDKALALFKEFKEKGIQPDVYTYTIIIDGLCKDGRLKDAQKVFEELLVKGYNLDACTYNVMIHGFCKSGLFDEALTLLSKLKDNGCTLNAQTYEIIILSLFENDENDKAEKLLREMIARGLM, encoded by the coding sequence ATGTGTGATAGAGGTCAACTACCTAATATAATTACGTACAGTTCTATATTGGATGCTTTATGCAAAAACCATCAAGTTGATAAGGCACTTGCATTATTTAAAGAATTTAAAGAGAAAGGTATTCAACCTGATGTATACACATACACTATTATTATTGATGGATTGTGTAAAGATGGAAGACTAAAGGATGCACAAAAGGTTTTTGAAGAACTTTTGGTCAAAGGCTACAATCTTGATGCATGTACATATAATGTTATGATCCATGGATTTTGTAAGAGTGGCTTGTTTGACGAAGCATTGACATTGCTGTCAAAGTTGAAAGACAATGGTTGCACTCTGAATGCTCAAACTTATGAAATTATTATTCTTTCCCTATTTGAAAATGATGAAAATGATAAAGCAGAGAAACTTCTTCGTGAAATGATTGCGAGAGGTCTAATGTAA
- the LOC131653159 gene encoding pentatricopeptide repeat-containing protein At1g12300, mitochondrial-like, whose amino-acid sequence MSLSNSRFLVFCLFLPNFRHPNPKFIPRKMYSRFRDHEEEDKDNLVFSFNRLLHQNPTPPIVHFGKILGSLVKAYHYSTAVSLHRQMELTGVASNLVSLTILINCFSHLGLNSLSFSVFANILKKGYHPDAIILTTIIKGLCLNGEIHKALQFHDKVVALGFHLNQVSYGTLINGLCKVGETRAALQLLRQVDGKLVQPDVVMYSTIIDSMCKDKLVNEAFHLYFEMLAKRISPDVVTYNALISGFCIVGKLEEAIALFNNMILENINPSVYTFSILVDAFCKEGKVKEAKNVFAMMMKKDIKPNIVTYNSLMDGYCLLKKVNKAMDIFNTLTQRGASADVWSYTIMINGLCKIHMVDEAINLFEQMHCRNIIPNVVAYNSLIDGLSKLGRISDALKLIDEMHDRGQPPDVITYNSLLDALCKKHHVEEAIALLRKFKDQGIQPDLYTCNVLIKGLCQSGKLKNAQEVFQNLLIKGYSLDVHHTYTVMIQGLCGKGLFDEALTLLSKMKDNGCVPNAVTYEIIVRSLFDKGENDKAEKLLREMIARGLLED is encoded by the coding sequence ATGTCGCTTTCCAATTCGAGATTTCTTGTTTTCTGtcttttccttcccaattttcgACATCCAAACCCTAAATTCATTCCGAGGAAGATGTATTCTCGATTTCGTGATCATGAAGAAGAAGACAAAGACAATCTCGTTTTCTCATTCAACCGCTTGCTTCATCAGAATCCTACCCCACCCATCGTCCATTTCGGTAAGATTTTAGGTTCCCTTGTCAAGGCCTACCATTATTCAACTGCCGTCTCACTTCATCGACAAATGGAACTTACCGGAGTCGCATCAAACTTAGTCTCCTTGACCATCTTGATCAATTGCTTTTCTCACTTGGGTCTCAATTCTCTTTCCTTTTCTGTTTTTGCCAACATTCTCAAGAAGGGTTATCATCCGGATGCCATAATTTTAACGACAATCATCAAGGGTCTCTGTCTCAATGGTGAAATCCATAAAGCATTGCAATTTCATGACAAGGTCGTAGCCCTAGGATTTCATCTTAACCAAGTTAGTTATGGGACATTAATCAACGGATTATGTAAAGTCGGAGAAACACGAGCTGCCTTGCAATTGCTCAGACAAGTTGATGGGAAATTGGTTCAACCTGATGTGGTAATGTACAGCACAATTATTGATAGTATGTGCAAAGATAAACTTGTTAATGAAgcttttcatttatattttgaaATGCTTGCTAAGAGAATTTCTCCTGATGTTGTCACTTACAATGCTTTAATTAGTGGCTTTTGCATTGTTGGTAAATTGGAAGAGGCAATTGCTTTGTTTAATAACATGATATTGGAAAACATCAACCCCAGTGTCTATACCTTTAGTATATTGGTTGATGCATTTTGTAAGGAAGGAAAAGTGAAAGAAGCCAAAAATGTGTTTGCTATGATGATGAAAAAAGACATAAAACCTAACATTGTTACTTATAACTCTTTAATGGATGGATATTGCCTATTGAAAAAAGTGAATAAGGCCATGGATATATTCAACACACTGACCCAGAGAGGAGCAAGTGCAGATGTTTGGAGCTACACTATCATGATAAATGGGCTTTGTAAGATTCATATGGTTGATGAAGCCATTAACTTATTTGAACAAATGCATTGTAGAAACATTATTCCTAATGTGGTAGCTTACAACTCCCTTATTGATGGTTTGAGCAAATTAGGGAGAATCTCAGATGCTTTAAAGCTTATCGATGAGATGCATGATAGAGGTCAACCTCCTGATGTAATCACTTACAATTCATTATTGGATGCTTTATGCAAAAAGCATCATGTTGAAGAGGCAATTGCATTGTTAAGAAAATTTAAAGACCAGGGTATTCAACCGGATTTGTATACATGTAATGTTCTTATTAAGGGACTGTGTCAAAGTGGAAAGCTTAAGAATGCACAAGAGgtttttcaaaatcttttaatTAAGGGCTACAGTCTGGATGTCCATCATACATATACAGTTATGATCCAAGGGTTGTGTGGCAAGGGTTTGTTTGATGAAGCGTTGACATTGCTGTCAAAAATGAAAGACAATGGCTGTGTTCCAAATGCTGTAACTTATGAAATCATTGTCCGTTCACTGTTTGATAAAGGTGAAAATGATAAGGCAGAGAAACTTCTTCGTGAAATGATTGCGAGAGGTCTTCTAGAAGATTGA